Proteins from one Thaumasiovibrio subtropicus genomic window:
- the lipA gene encoding lipoyl synthase, with protein sequence MSKPIQMETGVKYRDADKMALIPVKHVTEEPKQALRKPDWMKIKLPADSQRIQDIKAAMRKNKLHSVCEEASCPNLAECFNHGTATFMILGAICTRRCPFCDVAHGRPLPPSAEEPQKLAQTIADMKLRYVVITSVDRDDLRDGGAQHFADCTREIRAKSPNIRIETLVPDFRGRMDRALELLKDNPPDVFNHNLETAPRLYRRVRPGANYKWSLELLKKFGEMHPDVPTKSGLMMGLGETKEEIVEVLKDLRAHGVTMLTLGQYLAPSRHHLPVERYVPPSEFDELKEIALELGFTHAACGPFVRSSYHADLQAKGEEVK encoded by the coding sequence ATGAGCAAGCCTATTCAAATGGAAACTGGCGTCAAATACCGTGATGCCGACAAAATGGCGCTAATTCCGGTGAAACACGTCACCGAAGAGCCAAAGCAAGCACTGCGCAAGCCTGACTGGATGAAAATCAAGCTTCCAGCGGATAGCCAGCGTATTCAAGACATTAAAGCAGCAATGCGTAAAAACAAACTGCACTCAGTTTGTGAAGAAGCGTCTTGCCCGAACTTGGCTGAGTGTTTCAACCATGGTACGGCAACCTTTATGATCCTTGGGGCGATTTGTACACGCCGTTGTCCATTCTGTGATGTTGCCCATGGCCGCCCGTTGCCACCAAGTGCTGAAGAACCTCAAAAACTGGCACAAACCATTGCTGACATGAAGCTGCGCTATGTTGTGATCACCTCCGTTGACCGTGATGACCTTCGCGATGGCGGTGCGCAGCACTTTGCTGACTGTACCCGAGAAATTCGAGCGAAATCACCCAACATTCGCATCGAAACCCTTGTACCAGATTTTCGCGGCCGCATGGATCGAGCACTCGAGCTATTAAAAGACAATCCACCGGATGTCTTTAACCACAACCTAGAGACTGCACCACGCCTGTACCGTCGAGTTCGCCCAGGTGCAAACTACAAGTGGTCTCTCGAGCTACTGAAGAAATTCGGTGAAATGCATCCTGACGTCCCAACGAAATCAGGCTTGATGATGGGACTTGGTGAAACAAAAGAAGAGATTGTTGAAGTACTGAAAGATCTTCGTGCCCATGGCGTGACTATGCTAACGCTAGGCCAATACCTCGCACCGAGTCGTCACCACTTACCTGTCGAGCGCTATGTACCACCTTCAGAGTTTGATGAGTTAAAAGAGATTGCCCTTGAACTTGGCTTTACACATGCCGCTTGTGGTCCCTTTGTACGCTCTTCTTACCATGCAGACCTGCAAGCGAAAGGTGAAGAGGTGAAGTAA
- the bcp gene encoding thioredoxin-dependent thiol peroxidase, protein MEYLAAGNAAPNFSLLNQDGETVTLSDFAGKKVLVYFYPKAMTPGCTTQACALRDSKAEFEGHNVEILGVSIDAVKRLPKFIERDNLNFTLLSDEDHAVADQFGVWGEKKFMGKVYDGLHRISFLINEEGVVEKVFDKFKTKDHHEVVLRYLNGE, encoded by the coding sequence ATGGAATACCTTGCTGCAGGTAATGCTGCGCCCAACTTTTCACTGCTAAATCAAGATGGCGAAACGGTCACACTGAGCGATTTTGCGGGCAAAAAAGTCTTAGTCTATTTCTACCCAAAGGCAATGACGCCGGGTTGCACTACCCAAGCATGTGCACTCCGCGACAGCAAGGCCGAGTTTGAAGGTCACAATGTTGAGATCTTAGGGGTGAGCATTGATGCGGTAAAGCGTCTCCCTAAGTTTATCGAGCGCGATAACCTCAACTTCACGTTGCTATCAGACGAAGATCACGCAGTTGCCGACCAATTCGGCGTCTGGGGCGAGAAAAAATTCATGGGGAAAGTCTACGATGGCTTACATCGCATTAGTTTCCTGATCAACGAAGAAGGCGTGGTTGAAAAAGTATTTGATAAGTTCAAAACCAAAGATCACCACGAAGTCGTACTCCGCTATCTCAATGGCGAGTAA
- the dapA gene encoding 4-hydroxy-tetrahydrodipicolinate synthase: MFTGSMVALVTPLDEAGNVDYKSLQNLVEYHVNAGTSAIISMGTTGESATLSVEEHVEVVLKTIAFAAGRIKIIAGTGANATHEAIEFNQRFANTGIDGCLTVTPYYNRPTQEGLYQHFKAIAESADVPQILYNVPARTGVDLLPETVARLAKLPNVIGIKDATGDLARVNKTRELCGENFIQLSGDDLTGLDFVALGGHGVISVTANIAAADMAEMFKLALDGQIEEARLIDRRLSALHKNLFIESSPTPVKWAAKQLGLIENAQLRLPLVDLSDAAEPVVRQALVDAGLL; encoded by the coding sequence ATGTTTACAGGAAGCATGGTAGCTTTGGTCACGCCTCTCGACGAGGCTGGCAATGTTGATTATAAAAGTTTGCAGAATTTAGTTGAGTACCATGTAAATGCAGGGACTTCAGCAATCATTTCTATGGGTACCACAGGTGAGTCAGCGACACTCAGTGTTGAAGAGCACGTGGAAGTCGTACTCAAGACCATCGCATTTGCTGCAGGCCGCATAAAGATTATTGCGGGTACAGGTGCAAATGCGACTCATGAAGCGATTGAGTTTAACCAGCGTTTTGCAAACACAGGTATCGATGGATGCCTCACTGTGACTCCTTATTACAATCGTCCAACGCAAGAAGGTTTGTACCAGCATTTCAAAGCGATTGCTGAGTCTGCGGACGTCCCACAGATTCTTTACAATGTACCAGCTCGTACAGGTGTCGACCTCCTTCCTGAAACCGTAGCACGCTTGGCTAAGCTGCCGAATGTTATCGGTATTAAAGATGCAACAGGTGATTTGGCACGTGTGAATAAAACACGGGAACTTTGTGGTGAAAACTTCATCCAACTGAGCGGTGATGATCTGACTGGCCTCGATTTTGTGGCGCTAGGTGGTCACGGTGTGATTTCGGTTACGGCGAATATTGCCGCGGCAGATATGGCTGAAATGTTTAAGCTAGCCTTGGATGGCCAGATTGAAGAAGCGCGTTTGATTGACCGTCGTTTGTCAGCACTGCATAAGAATTTATTTATTGAATCAAGTCCGACCCCAGTGAAGTGGGCGGCAAAGCAATTAGGCCTGATTGAGAATGCTCAACTGCGCCTTCCACTGGTTGATTTGAGTGACGCGGCCGAGCCTGTGGTTCGCCAAGCACTTGTTGATGCTGGTTTGCTGTAA
- a CDS encoding AI-2E family transporter, translated as MFEMLNSWYKRRFSDPHATALLVLLVVGFLTIYFFGHLIAPVLAAIVLAYLLEWPVMRMTKLGVPRTMSVVVVIVLFMGVMLLALFGLLPTVWRQVINLVADIPNMFNSFQGFVLSLPERYPELVDEAQVVTVMDTLRSKMLGVGETVLKGSVASLVSIATLAVYLILVPLLVFFLLKDKDEMLSMLSSILPKNRRLTNKVGDEMNLQISNYIRGKVTEIMIVGGVSYVTFLVLGLQYAVLLSVLAGFSVLIPYIGAAVVTIPIVMVALFQWGVGPEVWWVLVAYGVIQALDGNVLVPILFSEAVNLHPVAIIIAVLVFGGLWGFWGVFFAIPLATLVKAVWRAFPSPDEDAELTAK; from the coding sequence ATGTTTGAAATGTTGAACAGTTGGTACAAACGCCGCTTTTCTGATCCCCATGCGACCGCACTTCTCGTATTGCTGGTGGTCGGTTTTCTTACCATTTACTTCTTTGGGCATTTGATTGCACCCGTGCTCGCCGCCATTGTGTTGGCGTATCTACTCGAGTGGCCAGTGATGCGCATGACCAAACTGGGTGTACCGCGCACGATGTCCGTGGTGGTGGTGATCGTGCTGTTTATGGGTGTGATGCTATTGGCGCTCTTTGGTTTACTTCCGACGGTTTGGCGTCAGGTCATCAATCTAGTCGCGGATATTCCGAACATGTTTAATAGCTTCCAAGGGTTCGTGCTGAGTTTACCTGAGCGTTACCCTGAGCTAGTTGATGAGGCGCAAGTGGTCACTGTGATGGATACGCTGCGCTCTAAAATGCTTGGCGTGGGCGAAACGGTACTCAAAGGCTCTGTCGCTTCTTTAGTGAGTATAGCAACCTTGGCCGTCTATCTGATTTTGGTGCCCCTCTTAGTCTTTTTCCTGCTGAAAGACAAAGATGAAATGCTCTCTATGCTGAGCTCTATTCTGCCCAAGAATCGCCGTTTGACGAACAAAGTGGGTGACGAGATGAACCTACAGATCTCAAATTACATTCGCGGTAAAGTTACTGAAATCATGATTGTGGGTGGGGTGTCTTATGTCACCTTCTTGGTGCTTGGTCTGCAATATGCGGTGCTATTAAGTGTCTTGGCGGGTTTTTCAGTATTGATTCCCTACATTGGCGCTGCCGTGGTAACGATTCCTATTGTGATGGTGGCACTCTTTCAATGGGGTGTTGGGCCTGAAGTCTGGTGGGTCTTGGTTGCCTATGGTGTTATCCAAGCGCTCGACGGCAATGTCTTAGTACCTATCCTTTTTTCAGAAGCGGTCAATTTGCACCCTGTGGCAATCATTATTGCGGTGCTCGTCTTTGGTGGTCTGTGGGGTTTTTGGGGGGTCTTCTTTGCCATCCCGCTCGCGACATTAGTTAAAGCCGTATGGCGCGCTTTTCCATCCCCCGATGAGGATGCTGAACTGACGGCTAAGTAA
- a CDS encoding sulfurtransferase TusA family protein: MTIQILDLKNERCPMALLLAKRAACQLSVHQRLDIHLTDTASLQDITRYLTQHHYSVSMECESESVMRLRVIREE, encoded by the coding sequence ATGACAATACAAATCCTTGATTTGAAGAATGAACGTTGCCCTATGGCACTGTTACTCGCGAAGCGAGCGGCGTGTCAGTTGTCAGTGCATCAACGACTCGACATTCATTTGACTGACACGGCAAGCCTTCAGGATATTACCCGTTATTTAACCCAGCATCACTATTCAGTATCAATGGAATGTGAATCTGAGTCGGTTATGCGTCTCAGAGTGATAAGAGAAGAATAA
- the bamC gene encoding outer membrane protein assembly factor BamC, with the protein MKFTSRLALSSTVILLLAACSSNPEARRQAKQDFDYLDAPALEAMRVPEGMNMPVYSDYRIPEGQFQGGTGPEVDIRSPVQVLELIPGARTQVDADGTVTVWLVSEENLEKVWDVFKRAVTRSGVDVRRREPGLIETNWIRWTQEGDDEAGISSRYLIRMVMDGRRFGFMVKPLEFKKEGFDALPADQLTRQRYSAIMTNLITSRYDQEMREEAQRLAQQQIKRIPISMGQDRSGLPVIIARASYDVFWERIPSLLNKSGFTLEGRNRSQGEIDVRFKPADDEFWQELGVKPIRLGSRTYKVQLGDLGNRTSINVTDGNGKPVAEQDLESLALAFAAFVERSAE; encoded by the coding sequence ATGAAGTTCACCTCTAGGCTAGCGCTAAGCAGTACCGTCATTTTGCTTCTAGCTGCATGTTCAAGTAACCCCGAGGCGCGTCGTCAGGCAAAACAAGATTTTGACTACCTTGATGCGCCAGCTTTAGAAGCAATGCGTGTGCCTGAGGGCATGAATATGCCTGTTTACTCTGACTATCGTATTCCAGAAGGTCAGTTCCAAGGTGGTACGGGGCCTGAGGTGGATATTCGTTCACCTGTTCAGGTGCTAGAGCTTATTCCGGGCGCGCGTACACAAGTTGATGCCGATGGTACCGTGACAGTTTGGCTCGTTTCTGAAGAAAATCTTGAAAAAGTTTGGGATGTCTTTAAACGTGCTGTGACCCGTTCAGGGGTTGATGTGCGTCGTCGCGAGCCTGGGTTGATTGAAACCAACTGGATTCGTTGGACACAAGAAGGCGATGATGAAGCCGGGATCAGCTCTCGTTATCTGATTCGTATGGTGATGGATGGACGTCGTTTTGGCTTCATGGTGAAACCGCTTGAGTTTAAGAAAGAGGGCTTTGATGCGCTTCCTGCCGATCAGCTCACACGTCAGCGCTACAGTGCCATCATGACCAACTTGATCACATCACGTTATGACCAAGAGATGCGTGAAGAAGCGCAGCGTTTGGCCCAACAGCAGATTAAGCGTATTCCAATCAGTATGGGACAAGATCGCAGTGGTTTACCTGTGATTATCGCTCGAGCTTCGTATGATGTGTTCTGGGAGCGTATCCCGTCACTATTGAACAAGTCTGGCTTTACGTTAGAAGGGCGAAACCGCTCGCAAGGTGAGATTGATGTACGCTTCAAACCGGCGGACGACGAGTTCTGGCAAGAGTTGGGTGTGAAGCCAATCCGTTTAGGTAGTCGTACTTATAAAGTGCAATTGGGTGATTTGGGTAACCGTACCTCAATCAATGTCACCGATGGTAACGGCAAGCCGGTTGCAGAACAGGATCTTGAAAGCTTAGCGTTGGCTTTTGCCGCATTTGTTGAGCGTAGTGCTGAGTAA
- a CDS encoding glycine cleavage system protein R encodes MEHHIVLTAMGKDRPGICDEVIQLISECECNIVDSRIGGFGSEFTMIMLISGSLPAITQVEMRLPPMAQQRDLITLIKRTTPQHVAVGEYTADFNIALGDGPGLIVRFTHFMAERSIDLTALSANTHMNKDGTKQLVIYISSRLPEGCHIIQIQEEFENLCTELNATGTVTFNQNNL; translated from the coding sequence ATGGAACACCATATCGTGCTAACCGCAATGGGAAAGGATCGTCCCGGTATATGCGATGAAGTCATTCAACTGATCAGTGAATGCGAGTGTAACATCGTCGATAGTCGGATAGGCGGATTCGGAAGTGAGTTCACCATGATCATGCTCATCTCTGGCAGTTTACCCGCGATCACTCAAGTGGAAATGCGATTACCTCCAATGGCGCAACAGCGTGATCTTATCACCTTGATCAAACGTACAACGCCGCAGCACGTTGCTGTAGGAGAATATACCGCTGACTTCAATATTGCGCTGGGTGATGGACCTGGACTCATTGTCCGGTTCACACATTTTATGGCTGAGCGGAGTATCGATCTCACCGCGCTAAGCGCCAACACACACATGAATAAAGATGGTACTAAGCAATTAGTTATTTACATTAGCAGTCGCTTACCTGAAGGGTGCCACATTATTCAAATACAAGAAGAATTTGAAAACCTGTGCACTGAGCTCAACGCCACAGGAACCGTCACCTTCAATCAAAATAATTTATAG